Proteins encoded in a region of the Anopheles aquasalis chromosome 2, idAnoAquaMG_Q_19, whole genome shotgun sequence genome:
- the LOC126569989 gene encoding LOW QUALITY PROTEIN: uncharacterized protein LOC126569989 (The sequence of the model RefSeq protein was modified relative to this genomic sequence to represent the inferred CDS: deleted 2 bases in 2 codons), with product MAKLLATFKAVLTRILFAAHGFIAIWQVTQNKTDPIYWSLCAPIGVLCIEGIFTLAIKKTKNGAGKMAPRPTERCKGFCPSVFLYLSSIVPAIWLLELDKLDKRTRYQDQVLNETINLVATVGKDLKDLNKMLGVKIQLPDIQLTAEMWVTLIEQFLMLVLIIGRWMLPKGDLTRDQLSQLLLVYIGTAADIIEFFDSFKDAKIANEPVLVLLTLSIWSWSLLQFTIVLSATRARKPRGGGSQTRGASEAEDTNCCNVGCCNIDVWGIALNILLQDAPFLTFRLLIIVHYKIITYMNIFFTCEHCLPIELVAPLSILPAFVSSQVRLSDFPFCNCKNTLVILLQLYRLYVVHSENRKVAATKQRSKARARVEQMSAGSVARQQKQRKVSRRKVADIGDDETMEDGKKAKRSNRKNRSSSRKDTGYSTASSQTTAEQRRARHRKPSKSHRTGIPDDRDDPMLPPPPSPVAGTDDDGRQSEVSAAADQPSRRSKDSKDRKSSRHGESSKGQRKKPPVDNGAASEGRSDDEVDGPSTAKHSRKKRPADPASERFEIIHEKPSATGGRKKKTKPPAPSSSSTSSTSSSSSVSSSSGSSSGTE from the exons ATGGCCAAGCTACTCGCCACGTTCAAGGCTGTCCTGACGAGAATCCTGTTTGCCGCCCACGGCTTTATTGCAATCTGGCAAGTgacccaaaacaaaaccgatccCATCTACTGGAGTCTGTGCGCACCCATCGGAGTGCTCTGCATCGAAGGCATCTTTACGttggcgata aaaaaaaccaagaatGGCGCTGGTAAGATGGCACCACGACCGACA GAACGGTGTAAAGG GTTCTGTCCGTCGGTGTTTCTTTACCTCTCCAGCATCGTACCGGCCATCTGGTTGCTGGAACTGGACAAACTGGACAAACGCACGCGCTACCAGGATCAGGTGCTGAATGAAACCATCAACCTGGTCGCAACGGTTGGCAAGGATCTGAAGGATCTGAACAAAATGCTTGGCGTGAAGATACAACTCCCCGATATCCAGCTAACCGCCGAAATGTGGGTGACATTGATCGAGCAGTTCCTGATGTTGGTGCTAATCATTGGCCGCTGGATGTTGCCGAAAGGTGACCTAACGCGCGACCAACtcagccagctgctgctcgtctaCATCGGTACTGCCGCCGACATCATCGAGTTCTTCGACTCGTTCAAGGATGCAAAGATAGCAAAcgagccggtgctggtgctgctaacGCTCAGCATTTGGTCCTGGAGTTTGCTCCAGTTTACCATCGTCCTTTCGGCAACGCGTGCTCGCAAGCCGCGCGGAGGTGGCAGTCAGACACGGGGAGCATCGGAGGCCGAGGACACCAACTGCTGCAATGTGGGGTGCTGCAACATCGACGTCTGGGGAATCGCGCTCAACATTCTGCTACAGGACGCACCGTTCCTCACCTTCCGGTTACTAATCATCGTGCACTACAAAATCATCACCTACATGAACATCTTCTTCACCTGTGAGCATTGTCTACCCATTGAGCTGGTTGCCCCGCTATCCATCTTGCCCGCTTTTGTCAGTAGTCAAGTTCGGCTTTcagatttccctttttgcaacT GCAAAAACACGTTGGTgattctgctgcagctgtacCGGTTGTACGTGGTGCATTCGGAAAATCGCAAAGTGGCGGCCACCAAGCAGCGCTCGAAAGCACGGGCAAGGGTCGAACAGATGTCCGCCGGATCGGTAGCaaggcagcaaaagcagcgaaAAGTCAGCAGACG AAAAGTTGCCGACATTGGAGACGACGAGACGATGGAGGATGGGAAGAAGGCGAAGCGCTCGAACCGGAAGAATCG GTCCTCATCCCGCAAGGACACTGGCTACTCGACGGCCAGCAGTCAAACGACGGCCGAGCAGCGGCGGGCACGTCACCGGAAGCCATCCAAGTCACACAGGACAGGCATACCGGACGATAGGGACGATCcgatgctgccaccgccaccgtcacctgTCGCTggcaccgatgacgatggccggCAATCGGAGGTATCAGCGGCCGCAGATCAGCCCAGCCGCCGGTCCAAGGACTCGAAGGACAG AAAATCGTCTCGCCACGGGGAGTCCAGCAAAGGCCAACGGAAGAAGCCACCAGTTGACAATGGTGCGGCGAGCGAAGGTCGAAGTGATGACGAAGTTGATGGACCGTCTACAGCGAAACATTCGCGAAAAAAGCGACCGGCTGACCCGGCCAGCGAGCGGTTTGAGATTATCCACGAAAAACCATCCGCGACCGGTGGCCGcaaaaagaagacgaaaccaccagcacccagcaGCTCATCAACGAgctccacgtcgtcgtcgtcctccgtTTCATCCTCCTCAGGCAGTTCGTCCGGAACGGAGTAA